In the genome of Buchnera aphidicola (Chaitophorus sp. 3695), one region contains:
- the rpmF gene encoding 50S ribosomal protein L32, with protein sequence MAVQKSKPTRSKRGMRRSHDSLKKKIKLISKDKFSNEYHIRHHITKKGYYKGKKIF encoded by the coding sequence ATGGCTGTACAAAAAAGTAAACCCACTCGATCTAAAAGAGGAATGCGTCGATCTCATGATTCATTAAAAAAGAAAATAAAATTAATATCTAAAGATAAATTTTCTAATGAATATCATATCAGACATCATATAACCAAAAAAGGATACTATAAAGGTAAAAAAATTTTTTAA
- a CDS encoding acyltransferase domain-containing protein, translating into MIPFAMIFPGQDKQNIKLLEKLYKKNKIIQDTFKKASEYLKYNLFKSITQKILNKKSQKNDFLQLGILTTSYAIYKLWKFHIGLNPKIMTGHSLGQYSALVCSKVLKFSDAIQMVAYRTKIMQKKKGSMYAIFGLKKSIIEKFCKKYSKTNLVSIACINSTNQIVITGNTKYSKKISKKCKNNGAKRVIKLNNTTISHCPSMKNLKKKLSFKFKKINFYSPQTLIIDSTKVKILKNPVKIKNCLINQLCKTVKWNDTVNFIIQKKITNFLEIGLKNTLTQFHKNEEKYISFDIKKILNLK; encoded by the coding sequence ATGATTCCATTTGCAATGATTTTTCCAGGACAAGATAAACAAAATATTAAACTTTTAGAAAAATTATACAAAAAAAACAAAATTATACAAGATACTTTTAAAAAAGCTTCTGAATATTTGAAATATAATTTATTTAAATCTATTACCCAAAAAATATTAAATAAAAAATCTCAAAAAAATGATTTCTTACAATTAGGAATTTTAACTACTTCTTATGCCATATATAAATTATGGAAATTTCATATTGGATTGAATCCAAAAATAATGACTGGACATAGTCTAGGACAATATTCTGCATTAGTATGTAGTAAAGTTTTAAAATTTTCTGACGCAATTCAGATGGTTGCTTACAGAACTAAAATAATGCAAAAAAAAAAAGGTTCAATGTATGCTATTTTTGGATTAAAAAAATCAATAATAGAAAAATTTTGTAAAAAATATTCTAAAACAAATCTTGTATCTATAGCTTGTATAAATTCTACTAATCAAATTGTAATTACTGGAAATACAAAATATTCTAAAAAAATTTCTAAAAAATGTAAGAATAATGGTGCTAAAAGAGTTATTAAATTAAATAATACTACTATTTCTCATTGCCCTTCCATGAAAAATTTAAAAAAAAAATTATCTTTTAAATTTAAAAAAATAAATTTTTATTCACCACAAACTTTAATCATAGATAGCACAAAAGTAAAAATTTTAAAAAACCCAGTAAAAATTAAAAATTGTTTAATAAATCAATTATGCAAAACTGTTAAATGGAATGATACAGTTAATTTTATTATACAAAAAAAAATTACAAATTTTTTAGAAATCGGATTAAAAAATACATTAACGCAATTTCATAAAAATGAAGAAAAATATATTTCTTTTGATATTAAAAAAATTCTTAATTTAAAATAA
- a CDS encoding TerC family protein: protein MGILLDPSTWTGLLALVLLEIILGIDNLIFLTIITKKLNPNQRNKARNIGLVLSLVIRIIFLYFISWSTSLTHPLYSNKYIILSIREFILLLGGIFLSIISLIELYDKIYHKRIQIQKNKKYSYFWLIILQIIILDTIFSLDSIITAIGIINNFFIISTSMIISMCCMLIIANSLKKFVQKYKKIFILCLGFLLIIGVNLVLESLGLYLSKTYLYTAVGFCVLIELFNEISKYHFLLYQYNRPFRRRILEKFLKILKREENKDIKVIEKFNKDNTKKYSKKEYIDFNKEEKYMIYSLLHLSIRSVKSIMTPRTEISWININQSFNIIKKKLLSTPHNIFPVCEGNIDKVIGVVRAKELISKIDNKNNILKFVSKHKPIIVSEKINLIQLLKILKQSKGNIILVRNKFNMLQGLITPLDFLKAIAGDFPDSDETPNIIKKNKSWLVKGHTDLYSLQQSLNTHQFIKKNTMNVSISGFIIEKYGAIPISGKVIKMSSFTFKILKATNYKIDLIKIQKHIK from the coding sequence ATGGGAATTCTTTTAGACCCGTCAACGTGGACTGGTTTACTTGCTTTAGTATTACTTGAAATAATATTAGGTATTGATAATTTAATTTTTTTAACTATTATTACTAAAAAATTAAATCCTAACCAAAGAAATAAAGCTAGAAACATAGGTTTAGTATTATCTCTTGTAATAAGAATTATTTTTTTATATTTTATATCATGGTCTACGTCTCTTACTCATCCCTTATATTCAAATAAATACATTATTCTTTCAATACGTGAATTTATTTTATTATTAGGAGGAATATTTTTATCTATTATTTCATTAATTGAATTATATGATAAAATTTATCATAAACGTATTCAAATACAAAAAAACAAAAAATATTCTTATTTTTGGTTAATAATTTTACAAATAATAATCTTAGATACAATTTTTTCATTAGATTCAATTATTACAGCGATTGGAATAATAAATAACTTTTTTATTATTTCTACATCTATGATAATTTCTATGTGTTGTATGTTAATAATTGCTAATTCTTTAAAAAAATTTGTACAAAAATATAAAAAAATTTTTATTTTATGTTTAGGATTTCTATTAATAATTGGTGTGAATTTAGTATTAGAATCATTAGGATTGTATCTTTCTAAAACATATCTATATACAGCTGTAGGATTTTGTGTACTTATAGAATTATTTAATGAAATTTCTAAATATCATTTTTTACTATATCAATATAATCGACCTTTTAGAAGAAGAATATTAGAAAAGTTTTTAAAAATTTTAAAAAGAGAAGAAAATAAAGATATTAAAGTTATTGAAAAATTTAATAAAGATAATACAAAAAAATATTCTAAAAAAGAATATATAGATTTTAATAAAGAAGAAAAGTATATGATTTATAGCTTATTACATTTATCTATTAGATCTGTAAAAAGTATAATGACTCCGAGAACAGAAATATCTTGGATTAATATTAATCAATCTTTTAATATTATTAAAAAGAAATTATTAAGTACACCTCATAATATATTTCCTGTATGTGAGGGTAATATAGATAAAGTAATAGGAGTAGTACGAGCTAAAGAACTTATTTCAAAAATAGATAATAAAAACAATATTTTAAAATTTGTTTCTAAACATAAACCAATTATAGTTTCAGAAAAAATTAATCTTATACAATTATTAAAAATATTAAAACAATCTAAAGGTAACATTATTTTAGTTCGAAATAAATTTAATATGCTTCAAGGATTAATTACTCCATTAGATTTTTTAAAAGCTATAGCTGGAGATTTTCCAGATTCTGATGAAACACCTAATATTATAAAAAAAAACAAAAGTTGGTTAGTAAAAGGTCATACAGATTTATATTCTTTGCAGCAATCATTAAATACACATCAGTTTATTAAAAAAAATACTATGAATGTATCTATATCTGGATTTATTATTGAAAAATATGGGGCAATTCCTATATCAGGTAAAGTAATTAAAATGTCTTCATTTACTTTTAAAATTCTTAAAGCAACAAATTATAAAATAGATTTAATTAAAATACAAAAACATATCAAATAA
- a CDS encoding FlgK family flagellar hook-associated protein, protein MYDINSFIMNNEKLLNTPSTDYFNEMKQLNEKNYLNYNKYIKYKIHQTLKIKVNTNSFNIYVNNYTKKIQEKRKLEAQAEKDKIFLNIISKIQNVFLRNQDILLKKSPFENNIFLNIKNSEKNKEKFISQLHELLDEYNFFYDNFVSIEKYISNKIKNNINKINNIIDQIYLLNKKIQKEKIDNNSIYINIFNTERENLINQLNKIIAVHKNIIDSEDSVRIFDNILLVSDKLKYHIQNNHDPINKIENRLCFVNKSSNTIDIPLSQIIGEGKMSGLSEAYLNDLVPAMNQIRQIIFDLSQYLDINNKN, encoded by the coding sequence ATGTACGATATTAACAGTTTTATAATGAATAACGAAAAATTATTAAATACGCCTTCTACAGATTACTTTAATGAAATGAAACAATTAAATGAAAAAAATTATTTAAATTATAACAAATATATTAAATATAAAATACATCAAACATTAAAAATTAAAGTAAATACAAATTCTTTTAATATATATGTAAATAATTATACTAAAAAAATTCAAGAAAAAAGAAAATTAGAAGCTCAAGCAGAAAAAGATAAAATTTTTTTAAATATTATTTCTAAAATTCAAAATGTTTTTTTAAGAAATCAAGATATTTTACTCAAAAAAAGTCCTTTTGAAAATAATATATTTTTAAATATAAAAAATTCAGAAAAAAATAAAGAAAAATTTATAAGTCAATTACATGAATTACTTGATGAATATAACTTTTTTTATGATAACTTTGTAAGTATAGAAAAGTATATTAGTAATAAAATTAAAAATAATATTAACAAAATAAATAATATTATTGATCAAATTTATTTATTAAATAAAAAAATTCAAAAAGAAAAAATTGATAATAATTCAATATATATAAATATTTTCAATACAGAGAGAGAAAATTTAATAAATCAATTAAACAAAATTATAGCTGTTCATAAAAATATTATAGATTCTGAAGATAGTGTTAGAATTTTTGATAATATATTATTAGTTTCAGATAAATTAAAATATCATATACAAAATAATCATGATCCAATTAATAAAATTGAAAATAGATTATGTTTTGTAAATAAATCATCTAATACTATTGACATACCTTTAAGTCAAATTATTGGAGAAGGAAAAATGTCTGGTTTATCCGAAGCTTATTTAAATGATTTAGTACCTGCAATGAATCAAATTAGACAAATTATTTTTGATTTATCTCAATATTTAGATATTAATAATAAAAATTAA
- the minE gene encoding cell division topological specificity factor MinE produces the protein MILLDFFLSKKKKSAFIAKKRLKIILDKENKTLNTQKYIPTLKKEILNLVQKHMNIDQKFIKIQLEYKKNNKSILGFNIILQK, from the coding sequence ATGATTCTATTAGATTTTTTTTTATCTAAAAAAAAAAAAAGTGCTTTTATTGCAAAAAAAAGATTAAAAATTATTTTAGATAAAGAAAACAAAACACTAAACACACAAAAATATATTCCTACACTTAAAAAAGAAATTTTAAATTTAGTTCAAAAACATATGAATATTGATCAAAAATTTATAAAAATTCAATTAGAATATAAAAAAAATAATAAATCTATTTTAGGATTTAATATCATATTACAAAAATAA
- the minD gene encoding septum site-determining protein MinD, which translates to MTRIIVVTSGKGGVGKTTSSASISTGLAKSGKKTVVIDFDVGLRNLDLIMGCERRVVYDFINIIQGESTVNQTLIKDKHTTNLFILPASQTKDKESLTYEGVELVFKKLLEMKFDFIICDSPAGIERGALLALYFADEAIITTNPEISSVRDSDRILGIISSKSKRAKDQRTPVKEHLLLTRYSPEKVSSGDMLSMKDILEILRIPLIGVIPEDSSILKSSNQGFPIILNKTSNAAKAYSDVVKRLLGQKTPLRFITEKKNFFQRLFGR; encoded by the coding sequence ATGACACGTATTATAGTAGTAACATCAGGAAAAGGAGGAGTCGGAAAAACTACTTCAAGCGCATCTATTTCTACTGGTTTAGCTAAATCTGGAAAAAAAACAGTAGTAATAGATTTTGATGTAGGATTAAGAAATTTAGATTTAATTATGGGTTGTGAGCGTAGAGTGGTGTATGATTTTATTAATATAATACAAGGTGAATCTACAGTTAACCAAACTTTAATTAAAGATAAACATACTACAAATTTATTTATTTTACCTGCATCGCAAACTAAAGATAAAGAATCATTAACTTATGAAGGTGTTGAATTAGTTTTTAAAAAATTATTAGAAATGAAATTTGATTTTATTATTTGTGATTCACCTGCGGGAATAGAACGAGGAGCTTTATTAGCTTTATATTTTGCAGATGAAGCAATTATTACTACTAATCCTGAAATTTCTTCTGTAAGAGATTCAGATAGAATTTTAGGAATTATTTCTTCTAAATCAAAAAGAGCAAAAGATCAAAGAACACCAGTTAAAGAGCATTTGTTATTAACAAGATATTCTCCTGAAAAAGTTAGTTCAGGAGATATGTTAAGCATGAAAGATATATTAGAAATTTTAAGAATTCCATTAATAGGAGTTATACCAGAAGATTCATCTATTTTAAAATCTTCTAATCAAGGATTTCCTATTATATTAAATAAAACATCAAATGCAGCAAAAGCTTATTCAGACGTTGTAAAAAGATTGTTAGGACAAAAAACTCCATTAAGATTTATCACAGAAAAAAAGAATTTTTTTCAACGTTTATTTGGACGATAA
- the tsaB gene encoding tRNA (adenosine(37)-N6)-threonylcarbamoyltransferase complex dimerization subunit type 1 TsaB, giving the protein MKLLTFDSSSHYCSVALKNKGNISYIKKFTLNHTDIIFMIKNILSKNYLLLSDINYIACSIGPGSFTGIRIAINISQGFYIGLNIPIIGISTLKILAEHARQNTNNKNFVTIIQANKKNLYWGKYIFYKKKWYLKNKELYISNELALKKLYQLNKIWKIVGVLNNFILYKKIKRIKDLNLYKPSAIDMLPLAIQSIKDKKNDSFKKIFPNYLNKIIK; this is encoded by the coding sequence ATGAAATTATTAACTTTTGATAGTTCTAGTCATTATTGTTCTGTAGCATTAAAAAATAAAGGTAATATTAGTTATATTAAAAAATTTACTTTGAATCATACTGATATAATTTTTATGATAAAAAATATTTTATCTAAAAATTATTTACTATTATCAGATATAAATTATATCGCATGTTCTATAGGTCCTGGGTCTTTTACTGGAATTAGAATTGCAATAAATATATCTCAGGGATTTTATATAGGTTTAAACATTCCTATAATTGGAATATCTACATTAAAAATTTTAGCTGAACATGCGAGACAAAATACAAATAATAAAAATTTTGTTACTATTATTCAAGCTAATAAAAAAAATTTATATTGGGGAAAGTATATATTTTATAAAAAAAAATGGTATTTAAAAAATAAAGAATTATATATTTCTAACGAACTAGCTTTAAAAAAACTTTATCAATTAAATAAAATCTGGAAAATTGTAGGTGTTTTAAATAATTTTATTTTATATAAAAAAATTAAACGTATAAAAGATTTAAATTTATATAAACCCTCTGCAATAGATATGTTACCATTAGCAATTCAATCTATTAAAGATAAAAAAAATGATTCTTTTAAAAAAATTTTTCCAAATTATTTAAATAAAATAATTAAATGA
- the fabG gene encoding 3-oxoacyl-ACP reductase FabG, which translates to MKKKNVLVTGARKGIGKSILKRFIKKEFFIIGTSRTLTGAKKIQKIVKKNGFGMILKINNYSEINFFLEKIMKKIGNIDILIHNIGTTKDRLINNISKKNWDNIINTNLTSVFYITKKIIKHMIKRKFGRIISIGSISGFVGNPGQTHYSSSKSALIGFTKSLSLEVACRGITVNLISPGFIKTNMLNKLTVLQLKKCLKKIPMRKFGNPKDIAYLVKFLSSKKASYITGQTIHINGGICIL; encoded by the coding sequence ATGAAGAAAAAAAATGTTTTAGTTACAGGAGCTAGAAAGGGTATAGGAAAATCTATTTTAAAAAGATTTATAAAAAAAGAATTTTTTATTATAGGGACTTCTAGAACATTGACTGGAGCTAAAAAAATTCAAAAAATTGTAAAAAAAAATGGTTTTGGAATGATTTTAAAAATTAATAATTATTCTGAAATTAATTTTTTTTTAGAAAAAATTATGAAAAAAATAGGAAATATAGATATATTAATACATAATATTGGAACAACTAAAGATCGTTTAATAAATAATATATCAAAAAAAAATTGGGATAATATTATAAATACTAATCTTACATCAGTGTTTTATATTACTAAAAAAATTATTAAACATATGATCAAAAGAAAATTTGGAAGAATTATTAGTATTGGATCTATATCTGGATTTGTAGGAAATCCTGGACAAACTCATTATTCTTCTTCTAAATCTGCATTAATAGGTTTTACAAAGTCATTATCTTTAGAAGTTGCTTGTAGAGGAATTACAGTAAATTTAATATCTCCTGGCTTTATTAAAACAAATATGCTAAATAAATTAACTGTATTACAATTAAAAAAATGTTTAAAAAAAATACCTATGAGAAAATTTGGAAATCCTAAAGATATCGCATATTTAGTTAAATTCTTATCTTCAAAAAAAGCATCATATATAACTGGGCAAACAATCCATATAAATGGAGGAATATGTATATTATAA
- a CDS encoding ribonuclease E/G, translated as MKKILVHVTKNNVKVAVIYKEKLHSLYIKNMYIKKINNIYIAKVKYISLSLEAFFIDYGNKKNGFLPFNKIYKKILNLKNIDVLNKNVLNKILRKKFLVQIIKKKSKYKRSILTTFIKFFGIYLILIFNKPNIKKISKKIKGIERNRLKNFLYLLKIPNYVGIILRTSSYKISFQDLKFDFNYQLKQLNLIQNKNFIHKKNISCIIYKNHYIFISILRYYLTNNIDEIIIDNKILFYDFIKFIIYFKKNIFIQKIKYFKESTSIFYFYKINLQINSIFEKNIKLLSGGSLTIDITEALTVIDVNSSHYNKSYNIEETAFNINFESIFEIVNQLRLRNIEGIIVIDFINMSNIKNIKKIENTFANVIQNEPSRIQLGKISKFGLLELSRKKFNFFE; from the coding sequence ATGAAAAAAATTTTAGTTCATGTTACTAAAAATAATGTCAAAGTAGCAGTTATTTATAAAGAAAAATTACATAGTTTATATATAAAAAATATGTATATAAAAAAAATAAATAATATATATATAGCTAAAGTAAAATATATTAGTCTAAGTTTAGAAGCTTTTTTTATAGATTATGGAAATAAAAAAAACGGATTTTTACCTTTTAATAAAATATATAAAAAAATTTTAAATTTAAAAAATATAGATGTATTAAATAAAAATGTTTTAAATAAAATTTTAAGAAAAAAATTTTTAGTGCAAATTATAAAAAAAAAAAGTAAATATAAAAGATCTATATTAACTACATTTATAAAATTTTTTGGAATATATTTAATTTTAATTTTCAATAAACCAAATATTAAAAAAATTTCTAAAAAAATTAAAGGAATTGAAAGAAATCGTTTGAAAAATTTTTTATATTTATTAAAAATTCCAAATTATGTAGGAATTATTCTACGTACATCAAGTTATAAAATATCTTTTCAAGATCTTAAATTTGATTTTAATTATCAACTTAAACAATTAAATTTAATTCAAAATAAAAATTTTATACACAAAAAAAACATCAGTTGTATAATTTATAAAAATCATTATATTTTTATTTCTATTTTAAGATATTATTTAACTAACAATATTGATGAAATAATTATCGATAATAAAATTTTATTTTATGATTTTATAAAATTTATAATTTATTTTAAAAAAAATATATTTATTCAAAAAATTAAATATTTTAAAGAATCTACATCTATTTTTTATTTTTATAAAATAAATCTACAAATTAACTCTATTTTTGAAAAAAATATAAAATTATTATCTGGAGGATCTTTAACTATTGATATAACAGAAGCTTTAACTGTAATAGATGTAAATTCTTCTCATTATAATAAAAGTTATAACATAGAAGAAACAGCTTTTAATATAAATTTTGAATCTATATTTGAAATTGTTAATCAATTAAGATTACGAAATATAGAAGGTATAATTGTTATAGATTTTATTAATATGTCAAATATTAAAAATATTAAAAAAATTGAAAATACTTTTGCAAACGTTATTCAAAACGAACCATCTAGAATTCAATTAGGTAAAATTTCAAAATTTGGATTATTAGAACTATCCAGAAAAAAATTTAATTTTTTTGAATAA
- the minC gene encoding septum site-determining protein MinC gives MNVKSIKTPIKLKGSVFTTLVLYICSNNINLINNALKKKVQESPNFFHKAPIILNLSLLPKNSDWIKIQKVIFSNEFLIIGVSECNDLTLKKKILNSGLPIFSNKENFIHKNNKILDKKMRKSVLYHHTIRSGQTIYAKESDLILINNANKGSELIADGNIHVYGQLSGRALAGAHGDYTRKIFCQYLEAELLSISGEYCLIDSIPKDILNKPAQIYFKNHSIHIKKL, from the coding sequence ATGAATGTTAAATCTATTAAGACACCGATTAAGTTAAAAGGAAGTGTTTTTACAACATTAGTATTATATATATGTAGTAATAATATTAATTTAATTAATAATGCATTAAAAAAAAAAGTTCAAGAATCTCCTAATTTTTTTCATAAAGCGCCAATTATTTTAAATTTATCTTTACTTCCAAAAAATTCTGATTGGATAAAAATTCAAAAAGTTATTTTTTCTAATGAATTTTTAATTATTGGTGTTAGTGAATGTAATGATTTAACATTGAAAAAAAAAATATTAAATTCAGGATTACCTATATTTTCAAATAAAGAAAATTTTATTCATAAAAATAATAAAATTTTAGATAAAAAAATGCGTAAAAGTGTTTTATATCATCATACTATTCGTTCTGGACAAACAATTTATGCAAAAGAATCTGATTTAATACTAATTAATAATGCAAATAAAGGATCTGAATTAATTGCGGATGGAAACATTCATGTATATGGACAACTTAGTGGAAGAGCATTAGCAGGTGCTCATGGAGATTATACTAGAAAAATTTTTTGTCAATATTTAGAAGCGGAGCTTTTATCTATTTCTGGAGAATATTGTTTAATAGATTCCATACCAAAAGATATTTTAAATAAACCAGCTCAGATATATTTTAAAAATCATAGTATACATATAAAAAAATTATAA
- a CDS encoding RluA family pseudouridine synthase, with the protein MKLYKVLKINLKSLLGYFMVSIITKLSFITVNKIFFKQRIDNFLIKKFKKIPKSKLYKIIRKGYIRINKKRVQAKYKLKLGDLIRIPPLKINSNIKKKNLNIKNKKILLKKILYEDKILLIINKPAGISVHGGSGINFNIIDSLRILRPHEKYLELIHRLDRYTSGILMIAKKRSSLRYFHKEFRKHCIQKKYLALVHRKCLFQKKIVDSPLLKINVVNKKKMVSVNKIGKKSKTIFYTKKRNLLYSLVSIIPYTGRTHQIRVHAAFLKHPIIFDNRYGNNNLDKKIQTKKINKILLLHAEKITFVHPILKKKITICAPLQKNFKNAIKHLF; encoded by the coding sequence ATGAAATTATATAAAGTTTTAAAAATAAATTTAAAATCTTTATTAGGATATTTTATGGTCTCTATCATAACAAAATTATCTTTCATTACAGTAAATAAAATTTTTTTCAAGCAAAGAATTGATAATTTTTTAATAAAAAAATTTAAAAAAATACCTAAAAGTAAATTGTATAAAATTATTAGAAAAGGATATATTCGAATAAATAAAAAAAGAGTACAAGCAAAATATAAATTAAAATTAGGAGACTTAATACGTATTCCTCCATTAAAAATAAATTCTAATATAAAAAAAAAAAATTTAAATATAAAAAATAAAAAAATTCTTTTAAAAAAAATATTATATGAAGATAAAATTTTACTTATTATTAATAAACCTGCAGGAATTTCGGTACATGGAGGAAGTGGAATAAATTTTAATATAATAGATAGCTTAAGAATATTAAGACCACATGAAAAATATCTGGAACTAATACATCGTTTAGATAGATATACATCTGGAATTTTAATGATTGCTAAAAAAAGATCTTCTTTACGTTATTTCCATAAAGAATTTAGAAAACATTGTATTCAAAAAAAATATTTAGCTTTAGTACATCGTAAATGCTTATTTCAAAAAAAAATTGTTGATTCTCCATTATTAAAAATAAACGTTGTAAACAAAAAAAAAATGGTTTCAGTCAATAAAATTGGAAAAAAATCAAAAACTATTTTTTATACAAAAAAAAGAAATTTATTATATAGTCTAGTATCTATTATTCCATATACAGGAAGAACTCATCAAATACGTGTTCATGCAGCATTTTTAAAACATCCTATAATTTTTGATAATCGTTATGGAAATAACAATTTGGATAAAAAAATACAAACAAAAAAAATAAATAAAATATTATTATTGCATGCTGAAAAAATAACTTTTGTACATCCTATATTAAAAAAAAAAATTACTATCTGTGCTCCTTTACAAAAAAACTTTAAAAACGCAATCAAACACTTATTTTAG
- a CDS encoding methyltransferase: MNINNTSQLILKKKNIFLKKKILFSGNIQDSLPEILKTKLSYIHLQKYNFLKYFSKTNKKNIFIECLVNKDILKHCNTVIYFFSKNKKETFFQIKNIISLLKKKEKIFLVGENKSGIHSFVKYFKKEIFFKKFTYGKKCTIYVHIIHKKISFQLKKFYKIHYWKKVPIIFLPGMFGYKKLDLGSKFLISTFYKNKLYNKKILDVGSGSGFLSIAILKIMKKNKITVSESCLTSMKCCKKTFQLNNLHAYFKISDIYSSIKGKFDLIISNPPMHNHLKRSVEFTKEIIYKSLFYLKKKGELRLISNKSYSYEKDFTKTFYKFNILKENNFFKIYQGFKK, translated from the coding sequence TTGAATATAAATAATACTAGTCAATTAATATTAAAAAAAAAAAATATTTTTTTAAAAAAAAAAATATTATTTTCTGGAAATATTCAAGATTCTTTACCAGAAATTTTAAAAACAAAATTAAGCTATATACATCTTCAAAAATATAATTTTTTAAAATATTTTTCTAAAACAAACAAAAAAAACATATTTATAGAGTGTTTAGTAAATAAAGATATTTTAAAACATTGTAATACAGTTATTTATTTCTTTTCAAAAAACAAAAAAGAAACATTTTTTCAAATAAAAAATATTATATCTTTATTAAAAAAAAAAGAAAAAATATTTCTTGTTGGAGAAAATAAAAGCGGTATACATAGTTTTGTAAAATATTTTAAAAAAGAAATATTTTTTAAAAAATTTACGTATGGTAAAAAATGTACAATTTATGTTCATATTATACATAAAAAAATTTCTTTTCAATTAAAAAAATTTTATAAAATTCACTATTGGAAAAAAGTTCCAATCATATTTTTACCTGGCATGTTTGGATATAAAAAATTGGATTTAGGTAGTAAATTTTTAATTTCAACATTTTATAAAAATAAATTATATAACAAAAAAATTTTAGATGTAGGTTCAGGATCAGGTTTTTTATCTATTGCTATTTTAAAAATTATGAAAAAAAATAAAATTACTGTATCTGAAAGTTGTTTAACATCTATGAAATGTTGTAAAAAGACATTTCAATTAAATAATTTACACGCATATTTTAAAATTAGTGATATATATTCATCTATAAAAGGAAAATTTGATTTAATTATATCAAATCCACCTATGCATAATCATTTAAAGAGATCAGTGGAATTTACAAAAGAAATTATTTATAAATCTCTTTTTTATCTGAAAAAAAAAGGAGAATTAAGATTAATTTCTAACAAATCTTATTCATATGAAAAAGATTTTACTAAAACATTTTATAAATTTAATATTTTAAAAGAAAATAATTTTTTTAAAATATATCAAGGATTTAAAAAATAA
- the acpP gene encoding acyl carrier protein — protein MDLKTKIKKIILNCLSLKKKISDHSCIKNDLKADSLDMIELIMSIEENFNINIKDKEAENITTVYSLINLVKKKIKK, from the coding sequence ATGGATTTAAAAACAAAAATAAAAAAAATTATTCTAAATTGTTTATCTTTAAAAAAAAAAATTTCAGATCATTCATGTATTAAAAATGATTTAAAAGCTGATTCTCTGGATATGATTGAATTAATAATGTCTATAGAAGAAAATTTCAATATTAATATTAAAGATAAAGAAGCAGAAAATATTACAACCGTATATTCATTAATTAATTTAGTAAAAAAAAAAATTAAAAAGTAA